A genome region from Tolypothrix sp. PCC 7712 includes the following:
- a CDS encoding SpoIID/LytB domain-containing protein yields the protein MKFKVLLGSLLSPIKGRHWWVTFLLWIALVAPAQASVILRVAIERDVNQVKVGSSTPASVKDSTGRTLGQLPAMNSFYAQAVPGGVALDKWQSGLFWIEPTGKGFVYIGDRWYRGRTLVVATEKGLSAVNWVDMEEYLYSVIGGEMDAQWPQEALKAQAIAARTYALYERERQRNRNPIYDLGDTPDRWQIYKGVSSETPTTYAAVDGTAGQVLTYQNQIILSVFHACSGGHTENVEDVWQSKEPYLRAVQDYDQNISECSWVKTFSPTEISSRISGVGNVKDVVPEAFSPFQSVKVLKIVGDKGTKVLQGEEVRTALRLKSTRFRVTRGADGSFILQGLGYGHALGMSQWGAYNLARRGANHLQILGHYYQGVALTPIQAK from the coding sequence ATGAAATTTAAAGTTTTACTTGGCTCTTTACTTTCCCCGATTAAAGGACGACATTGGTGGGTAACTTTCCTGTTGTGGATAGCTTTGGTTGCACCAGCACAAGCATCTGTAATTCTACGCGTCGCCATTGAAAGAGATGTTAATCAGGTAAAAGTTGGTAGTTCGACACCAGCAAGCGTCAAAGATAGTACTGGTAGGACTTTGGGTCAATTACCAGCGATGAATTCATTCTATGCCCAAGCTGTTCCTGGGGGAGTAGCTTTGGATAAATGGCAATCTGGTTTATTTTGGATTGAGCCAACAGGTAAAGGATTCGTTTATATTGGCGATCGCTGGTATCGTGGTAGAACTTTAGTTGTTGCTACAGAAAAAGGCTTAAGTGCTGTCAACTGGGTAGATATGGAAGAATATCTCTACAGTGTGATTGGTGGCGAAATGGATGCCCAATGGCCCCAAGAAGCACTCAAAGCACAGGCGATCGCAGCTCGTACCTACGCTCTCTACGAACGTGAAAGACAACGTAATCGCAATCCCATTTATGATCTAGGCGATACTCCTGATCGCTGGCAAATTTACAAAGGTGTTAGTAGCGAAACTCCTACTACCTACGCCGCCGTAGATGGTACAGCTGGACAGGTACTAACCTACCAAAACCAAATTATTCTCTCTGTCTTCCATGCTTGTTCTGGTGGACATACTGAGAATGTCGAAGATGTTTGGCAAAGTAAGGAACCTTACCTGCGGGCTGTTCAAGACTACGATCAAAATATTAGCGAATGTAGTTGGGTAAAAACATTCTCGCCTACTGAAATTAGTTCCCGTATTTCTGGTGTAGGCAATGTTAAGGATGTAGTTCCCGAAGCCTTCTCACCCTTCCAAAGTGTGAAAGTCCTAAAAATTGTTGGCGATAAAGGTACGAAAGTTTTACAGGGAGAAGAAGTGCGTACTGCACTCAGGCTGAAAAGTACCCGTTTTCGTGTAACAAGAGGTGCAGATGGCAGTTTTATTCTCCAAGGTTTAGGCTACGGCCACGCTTTAGGGATGAGCCAGTGGGGAGCTTACAATTTAGCTCGACGTGGAGCAAACCACCTCCAAATTTTAGGACATTATTATCAAGGTGTAGCCCTTACGCCTATTCAAGCAAAGTAG
- the cysW gene encoding sulfate ABC transporter permease subunit CysW, which translates to MTVNEPSFHSSPADQPTIKPKQTKSWVPALLIGIAIAYLALVQYIPALNVFIQAFGKGIGPFFANLSKPAFLHAAWLTLLLALISVPLNTVFGLCAAWAIARHKFPGKAIVLSIIDLPFSISPVVAGLMIVLLYGRNGWFGPWLQAHDIQIIFAFPGMVLATSFVSMPFVAREVIPVLEEFGSDQEEAARTLGANDWQTFWRVTLPSIRWGLLYGLILTNARAMGEFGAVSVVSGNIADKTQSLPLFVEDAYKQYETEAAFSAAVLLALLAVVTLVLKEILERKTRIKDVE; encoded by the coding sequence ATGACGGTAAATGAGCCAAGTTTTCACTCCTCTCCAGCTGATCAACCTACAATCAAGCCCAAACAAACCAAGAGTTGGGTACCAGCACTGTTAATTGGGATTGCGATCGCCTATTTAGCTTTGGTGCAATATATCCCAGCACTCAATGTTTTTATTCAAGCCTTTGGCAAAGGTATAGGCCCGTTCTTTGCCAATTTATCTAAACCCGCCTTTCTCCACGCAGCTTGGCTAACACTGTTACTAGCGCTGATATCTGTACCACTAAATACAGTATTTGGGCTTTGTGCAGCTTGGGCGATCGCGCGTCACAAATTTCCTGGTAAGGCGATAGTTTTGAGTATTATTGACCTGCCTTTTTCAATCTCGCCAGTAGTTGCAGGGTTAATGATTGTACTGCTTTATGGGCGCAATGGCTGGTTTGGCCCTTGGCTACAAGCACATGATATTCAAATTATCTTTGCTTTTCCGGGCATGGTACTAGCTACATCATTTGTAAGTATGCCCTTTGTTGCCAGGGAAGTAATTCCCGTTTTAGAAGAATTTGGCAGCGATCAAGAAGAAGCCGCCAGAACATTAGGTGCAAATGATTGGCAGACATTTTGGCGTGTTACCTTACCTAGTATTCGTTGGGGTTTACTTTACGGACTAATTCTCACCAATGCCAGAGCAATGGGCGAATTTGGCGCAGTTTCGGTTGTATCTGGCAATATCGCTGATAAAACCCAGAGTTTACCGCTATTTGTAGAAGATGCTTACAAACAGTATGAAACTGAAGCTGCCTTCTCTGCTGCTGTACTTTTGGCACTGCTAGCAGTTGTCACCCTGGTATTGAAAGAAATTTTAGAACGCAAGACCCGCATTAAGGATGTGGAATGA
- a CDS encoding NIL domain-containing protein yields MTNNNSLTKRIRLRIPKDYHQEPVISRLVSEYGVTVNITAAILGANAVGDGWFDLELQGTDTQIQSALSYLDELSLQVWDDTNQGNW; encoded by the coding sequence ATGACAAATAACAATTCACTTACCAAACGTATAAGACTGAGAATTCCTAAGGACTATCACCAAGAACCTGTGATTTCTCGCCTTGTTTCTGAATATGGTGTAACTGTGAATATTACTGCGGCAATTTTGGGAGCTAATGCTGTTGGGGATGGTTGGTTTGACCTAGAACTACAAGGAACAGATACACAAATTCAAAGTGCCCTGTCTTATCTTGATGAATTGTCTTTACAAGTCTGGGATGATACAAACCAAGGTAATTGGTAA